The Thermogemmata fonticola genome has a window encoding:
- the smc gene encoding chromosome segregation protein SMC, producing MLLRLELTGFKSFADKTSLDFAPGITAIVGPNGSGKSNVVDAIRWLMGEQSIRSLRGGEMVDVIFHGSPRRKSLGMAEVSLVLDNRRRWLAIEADEVQLTRRIYRDGNGEYLINGQPARLKDFRDLFMGSGAGAKGYTIIAQGRVEELLQANPQQRRELFDEAAGISRFKIRKYEALRKLSEVESNLTRSQDRLHSLETQLRTCRLQATKAQKYLEYQTRLRQLRIIWGKYEDQRLKQAICQLDHLIHQVNVEIEKKQQSIYTYNNTKISREQKLNDYEKRCKELSAILADCERRISTEQISIRHLYLSLTTLENEMLQLTHRRSDITHRLRRAEQEHLEAESQYRHTESEIQGVHEEKQQWEATLKALQSRCQEIDTEIARQREQQFDAVRVTASARSAANAALANVTRLQQELQRRHRDSTVATIQRQTLQETLDKLMENDIQKQQSIQDIRNKIDELILKRKYLQQDIQLHYDELEKLRVQYSDVRGRMELLDEWERSRAGVEEGVRQLLEKKARLAAKDPLHPLVTEMIGLVADLLVVPHDIAPLVEIALGDKAQYMVVRSEESLLTLLATLQDDLFNRIGLLPLNTPPYTKSHDYEIETLAERVQSPVLDLPAQLLGNVILVDDWQQAVSLRKRYAHVRIITKQGHLWETDGSVILGSFHTGRGLVSQKSELRELQAQARDILDQLQQKENALTSLQYELKDIESQLTELEAQQETLEKATIEARQTLDRHRQALEHWNERWVLLCQETQYLEEELRRAESAWLESHRQAESAEQAAKEIEQNLELLQQTLQSLQGDCETTRQHLHAAEMKLTQLLSAREHSMDWKAQLEKEIRKRRVEILDVQSAIHTLRTRYQEATVEILNKEMRLSQLYADKEKFELELQQLDQYCEMERQSCDEFYSCFQELQQQLEQLRHRLYELELQRQDLKNQHQYLLIRLQEELEVDSQGLQSLLDTKDGEVASNPDSLVQEMDELKQKMTRAGPVNLEAVDQLRLLEGEYQTHLSQHQDLQQAHRTLLEIIDQLNKDSCKLFLDMLAAVRSHFQDLFRKLFGGGQADIVLENEADVLESGVDIIARPPGKELRSLSLLSGGEKTLTAIALLLAIFRTKPSPFCILDEVDAALDEANTVRLASILREFLNISQFIIVTHKKRTMAAADRLWGVTMTDQGVSRVLPLRFEEWESPAQAA from the coding sequence ATGCTTTTGCGGCTGGAATTGACAGGATTTAAATCTTTTGCCGATAAAACGAGTTTAGATTTTGCTCCAGGTATTACAGCAATTGTTGGACCTAATGGTTCCGGAAAGAGTAATGTTGTTGATGCCATTCGCTGGCTCATGGGAGAGCAGTCGATTCGTAGTCTTCGCGGCGGCGAAATGGTGGATGTAATCTTCCACGGTTCTCCGCGGCGGAAAAGCTTGGGAATGGCCGAAGTTAGCCTGGTTCTCGACAATCGCCGCCGATGGCTTGCCATCGAAGCGGATGAAGTTCAGTTGACACGACGCATCTATCGAGACGGTAACGGTGAATACCTGATCAACGGACAGCCGGCGCGTCTCAAAGATTTCCGAGACCTATTCATGGGCAGTGGAGCCGGTGCCAAGGGATACACCATCATTGCTCAAGGCCGCGTCGAGGAGTTGCTCCAAGCCAATCCTCAACAGCGTCGGGAACTATTTGACGAAGCCGCCGGTATCAGCCGCTTCAAGATTCGTAAGTACGAGGCACTACGGAAACTCTCCGAGGTGGAAAGCAATTTGACCCGTTCCCAGGATCGCCTCCACAGCTTGGAAACACAACTCCGTACCTGCCGCCTTCAGGCCACTAAGGCCCAAAAGTACCTCGAATATCAAACCCGCCTCCGGCAACTTCGAATTATCTGGGGAAAATATGAGGATCAACGCTTGAAGCAGGCCATATGTCAATTAGATCATTTAATACATCAAGTAAATGTTGAAATTGAGAAAAAACAGCAAAGTATTTATACATATAACAACACCAAGATATCGAGAGAGCAAAAATTGAATGATTACGAAAAAAGGTGTAAAGAACTATCTGCTATTTTAGCAGATTGTGAACGACGAATCTCTACAGAACAAATCTCTATTCGGCACTTATATCTGAGTTTGACAACACTCGAAAATGAGATGCTCCAGCTCACCCACAGGCGTTCCGATATTACACATCGCCTTCGCAGGGCGGAACAGGAGCACCTAGAGGCGGAATCACAGTACCGGCACACAGAGTCCGAAATCCAAGGAGTTCATGAAGAAAAACAGCAATGGGAGGCCACGCTCAAGGCCCTGCAATCCCGATGCCAGGAGATTGACACCGAAATAGCCCGGCAGCGGGAGCAACAATTTGATGCTGTTCGAGTCACTGCGTCTGCGCGGTCCGCCGCCAATGCTGCCTTGGCCAACGTCACACGACTTCAACAGGAACTGCAACGCCGCCACAGGGATTCTACCGTGGCAACAATCCAGCGACAAACTTTGCAGGAAACATTAGATAAACTAATGGAAAATGACATTCAAAAACAACAATCGATTCAAGATATTCGCAATAAAATTGATGAGCTTATTTTAAAGAGAAAATACTTACAACAAGATATACAATTACACTACGATGAATTAGAAAAACTCCGCGTCCAATACAGTGATGTCCGCGGAAGGATGGAATTGCTCGATGAATGGGAACGCTCCCGCGCTGGAGTGGAAGAAGGAGTTCGACAGCTTTTGGAAAAAAAAGCCCGCCTCGCTGCAAAAGATCCTCTTCATCCCCTTGTCACGGAAATGATCGGTCTCGTGGCTGACCTGCTTGTAGTTCCTCACGATATAGCGCCTCTAGTGGAAATCGCGTTGGGTGATAAGGCTCAATATATGGTGGTGCGCTCCGAGGAATCTCTCCTCACCTTGCTTGCAACACTCCAGGACGATTTGTTCAACCGTATAGGACTGCTTCCTCTCAATACACCTCCATATACAAAATCACATGATTATGAAATTGAGACCTTAGCTGAGCGAGTTCAGTCGCCTGTTCTCGATCTGCCCGCACAACTGCTCGGCAATGTCATTCTCGTCGATGATTGGCAGCAAGCTGTTTCGCTTCGCAAGCGCTATGCCCATGTTCGCATCATAACTAAACAAGGGCACCTATGGGAAACTGACGGATCCGTCATCCTCGGTTCATTCCATACCGGAAGAGGACTTGTCTCGCAAAAAAGCGAACTCCGCGAGCTTCAAGCCCAAGCGCGCGATATCCTTGATCAACTCCAGCAAAAAGAAAATGCTCTAACATCCTTGCAGTATGAATTGAAAGATATTGAAAGTCAGTTGACCGAACTAGAAGCACAGCAGGAGACGCTAGAAAAAGCAACGATCGAGGCACGCCAGACTCTGGACAGGCACCGGCAGGCTCTTGAACACTGGAATGAACGCTGGGTACTCCTGTGCCAAGAGACCCAATATCTGGAGGAAGAATTACGCCGAGCGGAAAGCGCATGGCTAGAAAGTCACCGGCAAGCTGAAAGCGCCGAGCAAGCAGCCAAAGAAATCGAGCAGAATCTGGAACTGCTTCAGCAGACCCTGCAATCGTTACAAGGCGACTGCGAGACCACACGCCAACACCTGCATGCTGCCGAAATGAAACTGACCCAACTGCTCTCCGCGCGAGAACACTCGATGGATTGGAAGGCCCAACTCGAAAAGGAAATCCGCAAGCGACGTGTGGAAATTCTGGATGTTCAATCGGCGATACATACTCTCCGCACACGATACCAGGAAGCCACGGTCGAGATTCTCAACAAGGAAATGCGATTGTCGCAGCTTTATGCTGACAAAGAAAAATTTGAACTAGAACTACAACAATTAGACCAGTATTGTGAAATGGAACGTCAAAGTTGTGACGAGTTTTATTCTTGTTTTCAGGAGTTACAACAGCAGCTTGAACAACTGCGGCATCGTTTGTATGAGTTGGAATTACAACGGCAAGACCTTAAGAATCAACATCAATACCTCCTCATACGACTCCAGGAAGAGCTGGAGGTTGACTCTCAGGGTCTGCAATCACTTCTGGATACCAAGGATGGAGAAGTGGCCTCCAATCCAGACTCTCTGGTTCAGGAGATGGATGAACTCAAGCAAAAAATGACCCGCGCTGGGCCTGTGAATCTGGAGGCCGTGGACCAGCTTCGCCTCCTGGAGGGCGAGTATCAGACTCATTTGAGCCAACATCAGGATTTACAACAGGCCCACCGGACTTTGCTGGAGATTATCGACCAGTTGAATAAGGATAGTTGCAAGCTCTTTCTAGATATGCTCGCAGCAGTACGGAGCCATTTTCAAGATTTGTTCCGCAAGCTCTTCGGCGGAGGGCAAGCGGATATCGTTCTCGAAAATGAGGCTGACGTTCTGGAAAGTGGTGTAGACATCATTGCTCGTCCGCCGGGCAAAGAGTTGCGTTCGCTCTCGCTGCTGTCGGGAGGGGAAAAGACTCTGACTGCGATCGCTCTGCTATTAGCAATTTTCCGCACCAAACCCAGCCCGTTCTGCATTCTCGACGAAGTGGATGCCGCCTTAGACGAAGCCAACACGGTTCGGCTGGCCTCCATTCTGCGCGAGTTTCTGAATATCAGCCAGTTTATCATTGTCACCCATAAAAAACGTACGATGGCGGCGGCGGACCGACTGTGGGGAGTCACCATGACCGATCAGGGAGTCAGCCGTGTCTTGCCGCTACGGTTTGAGGAATGGGAGTCCCCTGCCCAAGCCGCCTGA
- a CDS encoding response regulator — protein MPQPRILIIEDERGLTQSLSWYFNREGYETHVAHDGQEGLRKAQTLLPDVVLLDLMLPGMDGLEVCRLLRAGERTRDIPIIMITAKTEETDQVVGYSMGADDYVAKPFSNKVLLHKVKALLRRVAGQGEAGDVIEHLGVRIDRLRHRATIHGKPLVLTPTEFRLLETLVRQPGRAFSRHQLMDAAIGEGAIVLERTIDVHIKTLRRKLAEAGGSADLIETVRGVGYRFREEPPATSGGT, from the coding sequence ATGCCACAACCGCGGATTCTGATCATCGAGGATGAGCGGGGATTGACTCAGTCCCTGTCGTGGTATTTCAACCGTGAAGGGTACGAGACCCATGTTGCTCACGATGGTCAGGAAGGATTGCGCAAAGCTCAGACGTTGTTGCCAGATGTCGTCCTGCTGGACCTGATGTTGCCCGGAATGGATGGCCTGGAGGTATGCCGCCTGCTGCGAGCCGGCGAACGGACACGGGACATTCCGATCATCATGATCACAGCCAAGACGGAGGAGACGGACCAGGTCGTGGGCTACTCCATGGGTGCGGATGACTACGTCGCCAAACCTTTCAGCAACAAGGTGCTACTGCACAAGGTAAAGGCTCTCCTGCGGCGGGTGGCGGGCCAAGGTGAAGCAGGCGATGTGATTGAACATCTGGGAGTAAGGATTGATCGTCTCCGACATCGCGCCACGATTCATGGGAAGCCCCTGGTTCTCACCCCGACGGAGTTTCGTCTGCTGGAAACGCTCGTCCGCCAGCCGGGCCGGGCCTTCAGCCGCCACCAGCTCATGGATGCCGCCATCGGGGAAGGGGCAATCGTCCTGGAGCGCACGATTGATGTCCACATTAAAACCTTGCGCCGTAAGTTGGCGGAAGCGGGAGGAAGCGCGGACTTGATCGAGACGGTACGCGGCGTCGGTTACCGATTCCGGGAGGAACCGCCAGCAACATCGGGTGGTACATGA